One stretch of Microplitis mediator isolate UGA2020A chromosome 9, iyMicMedi2.1, whole genome shotgun sequence DNA includes these proteins:
- the LOC130674499 gene encoding uncharacterized protein LOC130674499, with protein MNSIKNFIFVLTLIFSVLNIKCEENEDLFVIFTQQLTPSGCYKKVNQKNPTCDELKNHWVISEFLHQLPIDPTFQCSEPVEELDPTTISTSTINELAKQWQRPERLTDPSITAKKIWRDFGGCTSKINEISNATNYFKKSFELHEKYNLNKILSEANITPGNYYKAQQISDAVSSATGGKKVLVRCAWKFGTADINLDMITIHLDKSFKPIDPVESYGSTTYVCPSDKLIRYNDGEHLVYEVTDYDAVKVKDYIRRIPTFKPPQPEEKLYGDPAVKYPTLLQDDNGYYVFEQKLVKFFCNEDDDRKCTLPKYPWYINLFEYKFNEDIKFDCERNSDNFDPKDISSIQNELSEKWNNKKDDVAEDFGFQWTYGPRCSAYFKGLDSPFKYYKKSIELFDKYNMDVILRESNIIPRHNYTFQAIIDAVSKGLKGTKADITCSSGGFAQSTDDLTIKIYFDQSFNLINKTNGIASFECPLDKIVRYEVFLHEYFSSDPFPLLPTFDNMATF; from the exons AtgaattctataaaaaattttattttcgtctTGACATTGATATTTTCGGTGCTAAACATCAAatg tgAAGAAAATGAGGATCTTTTTGTGATTTTCACCCAACAATTAACTCCGAGTGGATGTTACAAAAAAGTCAATCAAAAGAACCCAACTTGTGACGAACTGAAGAACCACTGGGTGATTTCTGAATTTTTGCATCAGTTACCTATCGATCCGACATTTCAGTGCTCAGAACCTGTCGAAGAATTGGACCCAACAACCATATCAACTTCAACTATAAATGAGTTGGCAAAACAATGGCAACGCCCTGAAAGGTTAACAGATCCTTCAAttacagcaaaaaaaatatggcgCGATTTCGGAGGATGCACTtcgaaaataaatgaaattagtaatgcaacaaattatttcaaaaaatcattcgagttgcatgaaaaatataatttgaataaaattttaagtgaagCGAATATTACTCCTGGCAATTATTATAAAGCCCAACAAATATCAGATGCTGTGTCTTCGGCTACGGGGGGCAAAAAAGTTTTAGTCCGATGCGCATGGAAATTC GGAACTGCCGACATTAATTTGGACATGATAACAATTCACTTAGATAAATCCTTCAAGCCAATTGATCCCGTTGAATCTTACGGCTCTACTACATACGTATGTCCGTCTGATAAACTGATCCGGTACAATGATGGAGAACATCTTGTTTACGAAGTAACAGATTATGATGCAGTGAAGGTAAAAGACTATATCCGAAGAATACCAACATTCAAACCTCCTCAACCTGAAGAAAAGCTTTATGGAGATCCTGCTGTTAAATATCCAACACTCTT gCAAGACGACAATGGCTATTATGTATTTGAGCAGAAGttggttaaatttttctgtaatGAAGATGATGATCGTAAATGTACTCTACCGAAATACCCAtggtatataaatttattcgaatataaattcaatgaggatataaaatttgattgtgaaAGGAATAGTGATAATTTTGATCCGAAAGATATATCTTCGATCCAGAATGAACTCTCCGAAAAATGGAATAATAAAAAGGATGACGTTGCGGAAGACTTCGGGTTCCAGTGGACATATGGACCTCGATGTTCTGCTTACTTTAAGGGCCTTGATAGcccatttaaatattataaaaagtctATTGagttatttgataaatataatatggATGTTATTTTACGTGAATCAAATATTATTCCCAGACATAATTATACTTTCCAAGCAATAATTGATGCTGTTTCCAAGGGTTTAAAGGGCACGAAAGCTGACATAACATGTTCATCAGGAGGATtt gcTCAATCAACTGACGACTTGACTATCAAAATTTACTTTGATCAGTCTTTTAATCTAATTAACAAAACTAATGGCATTGCATCTTTTGAATGCCCACTTGATAAAATTGTTCGTTACGAAGTTTTCCTACACGAGTATTTTAGTTCAGACCCATTTCCTTTACTTCCTACATTTGATAATATGGCGACATTTTAA